The region TGTCTCCCGCGGCCACGGTCCTGCCGGACGTGGCTGCTGGCTCGGGGGAGCCATCCGAACCAAGGATCTCTTCGTTGTGCTCGCCCAGCCGCGGCGGCCGCCGCGAGGGCCGGCCGGGCGTACGGGACAGCTTCACCGGCAAGCCCGTGCCACGATATCCGTCCAGTTCGACCACCATCTGGCGATGTTGCGTGTGCGCATGGGACAGCGCCTGGCCGACGTCGTTGATAGGCCCCGCCGGCACACCCGCCCGCGCCAGCCGGTCACACAAGGCCACGCCATCAAGCAGGGCCAGCTCCTGCTGCAGGATCAGCGTCAGCTCCTGGCGGTTGCGCACCCGCTGCGGGTTGGTGGTGTAGCGCTCGTTCTCCGCCAGATCGGCGCGCCCCAGCGCCGCGGCGAACTTGCGGAACTGGCCGTCGTTGCCCACGCCGATGAACACATCCGCCGTCGCGGTCTGGAATTTGTCGTAAGGGACGATATTGGGATGACCATTACCCAGCAGAGGCTGCGGCACCCCCGAGAGCAACCAGTTCGCGGCGGGCGGATGAAGCAAACTCAGCGCCACATCGTAAAGCGCCACTTCGACCAGTTGGCCCCGTTGCGACGTGTGCCGCTCGTTCAAGGCCATGGCGATTCCCAGGGCAGCTTGGGTGCCGGTCGAGATATCCACCAACGGAATGCCGATGCGCGTGGGACCCGATGCCGGCGTGCCGTTGATGCTCATCAGGCCTGCCATGCCCTGGATGACGGCGTCGTAGCCCGGCAAGGCGCCCAGCGGACCGTCCGTGCCGAAACCCGTGATGCGGCAATGCACGAGCCGGGGGAAGCGCCTGGCCAGGACCTCTTCATAGCCCAGCCCCCACTTCTCCAATGTGCCAGCCTTGAAATTCTCGATGAAGACGTCCGCGTCTTCCAGCAAGGCCAGCAGGCGCTCACGCGCGTCGCTTTGGGTCAGATCCAGCGTGATGCCACGCTTGTTGCGATTGACGCCCGTGTAATACGACGCGGCGTCTTCGGTGAAAGGAGGACCCCAGCGACGGGTATCGTCACCGCCCGGCGGCTCGACCTTGATGACGTCAGCGCCATGATCGGCCAACAGCTGGCCGCAATACGGCCCGGCAAGCACACGAGAAGCGTCGATGATGCGCACACCGCGCAGCGCGCCAAAGGGAGAAGAAACCGGCATGGATAACGTTCCGCGTAAGTTCAGGCTGGCGCCTGTTCGGATTGGGGCAAGCGATCGAGCACGACAAGCAGGGAGCGCGCATTGGCCTGATCGCCCGCGCTTACCAACACGCGCTGGACCACACCGTCGAAGGGGGCGATGTGCTGCGTCTGCATCTTCATGGCTTCGGTGATGGCGACGACGTCGCCGCGCGCGACACGCTCGCCCTCCAGCGTGCGCACCTCGATGACGCGGCTGCTGGTGGCGGCACGCAGCTCGCCGCTGGCAGCGTCGTCGGCGCCGCCACTGCGGGCCTGCAGGCTGACGTCCTCGAAACGGCGCGATACGCCGTCGCGATGCAGGTGCAGGACGTCGCCGTCCCGGACGAAGGCAGCACGCGCCGACACGCCGTTCAGCGTATAGGTGACATTGCCCGAGGTGGCTTCGAGGATGGTGACTTCATGGATTTCATCGACGGCGGCAGTTGCCCGGTCGGCAGGAGCCTCCGCGGCGCCCAGCGTCACTTTCCACGTATTGCCTTCGCGCAGCACCCTGATATCGACGGCGGCGGCATCGTCGCGCTCGCGCAAGGCGAGCAGCGCGGGAAGACGGCGCGTGACGACCGGACGCGAGGATCCCCGGCCCGTGGCGCCGCCACCCTTGCTCAGCAAGGCCGCTGCCACAGCCATGTCCTGGCGCAGGCGCGCAGGGTCCGCCGCGGTCAAGTCCGCGTAATGACGCGCGATGAAACCGGTGTCCGCGCCGCCCGTCACGTAAGCAGGATGCGCCAGGCAGCGGCCCAGGAATTCCAGATTGGTCCGTACCCCCAGCGCCACCGTCTCACGCAAGGCCGCCCGCATGCGCCGGATGGCGGCGTCGCGATCCTCGGCGTGCACCACCAGCTTGGCGAACATCGAGTCGTAGTACGGCGAGATTTCAGCGCCGGTCCGGATTCCGGTCTCGACGCGGATATCCGCGGGCGCGCGCCACAGCGCCACGCTGCCGCTTTGCGGCATGAAGTCCCGCTCGCCATCTTCCGCACATAGGCGGACCTCGATCGCGTGGCCCTGCAAACGTATGTCTTCCTGGCGTAGCGCCAGGGGCTGGCCCATGGCGATGTTGAACTGCAGCGCCACCAGGTCCAGGCCCGTGATCGCTTCGGTCACGGGATGCTCCACCTGCAGACGCGTGTTCATCTCCATGAAGTAGAACGCGCCGCTGTCATCCAGCAGAAACTCCAGGGTGCCGACGCCTTCATACCCAATGGCCTTGGCAGCGGCCACGGCTGCCTGTCCCATGGACTGCCGTGTCTCCGCGCTGATGCCGAAGCCTGGCGCTTCTTCGATGACCTTCTGGTGGCGGCGCTGGATCGAGCAGTCGCGCTCGCCCAGGTGGATGGCGTGCCCATAACGGTCGGCCAGCACCTGGATCTCGATATGACGGGGCTGCTGCACGGCTTTTTCGATGATCACGGCGGCGCTGCCGAAGGCGCTTTGCGCTTCCGACTGGGCGGCATGGAGCGCTTCGGCAAAGTCCTGGCGCTCGAAGACGATGCGCATGCCGCGTCCGCCTCCGCCCGCCGTGGCCTTGATCATCACCGGATAGCCGATACGGTCGGCCTGCGTCCTCAGCGCCGCGGCCGACTGATCCTCGCCTTCATATCCGGGCACGCAAGGCACGCCCGCGGCGCGCATCAAACGCTTGGCGTTGGCCTTGTCGCCCATGTCGAGAATGGCCTTGGGCGACGGACCGATGAAGATCAGGCCGGCGTCAGTGCATGCGGCGGCAAAGGTGGCATTCTCTGCCAGGAAACCGTAGCCGGGGTGGATGGCGTCGGCGCCGCAGCGACGGGCGGCGTCGATGATCGCGGGAATGTTCAGATAGGACGCCGCGGGAGCGGGCTCGCCGATGCAGACGGACTGGTCGGCGGCCTGCACATGCGCTGCGTCCTTGTCGGCACGCGAATAGACCGCCACCGTGGCGATGCCCAGGCAGCGCGCCGTACGCATGATGCGCAGCGCAATTTCGCCACGGTTGGCGACGAGCACTTTCTGGATGGGGGAATGTTCGGTCATGATGGCAGCGAAGACGGTTCAGGGACGGGCCACGGAGAACTGCATGGGCTGGACTTCGCGCCGCTCGGCATCGCGACACAAGCGTAAAGTCCACGCCAGCACGGCGCGGGTGTCGCGCGGATCGATGACGCCATCGTCGAGCAGGCGCGCGCTGGTGGCGAAGACGTCCATCTGGCTCTGGAAGTTGGCGACGATGCTGTCGCGCAGGCTGGCCATGCGCTCCTCGTCCACTGGTTTTCCTTCCCGTTCGAGTTTGGAGCGCGCAACGGTGGTCATGGTCAGCGCCGCCTGTTCGCCCCCCATGATGGCGCAGCGGGCGTTGGGCCAGGAGAAGCAGAAACGGGGATCGAAGGCGCGTCCACACATGGCGTAGTGCCCCGCTCCGAAAGACGCACCGCAGAACAGCGTGATCTGCGGCACTGTGGCGTTGGTGATGGCCTGGATCATCTTTGAACCATGCTTGATGCTGCCGGCCTCCTCGAACGCGCGCCCCACCATGAAGCCGGTGGTGTTGTTCAGGTAAAGCAGAGGCGTACGGGACTGGCAGCAGACCTGGATGAAGTGGGTCGCCTTGGCGGCGCCATCCGGGTCGATCGGTCCGTTGTTGGTGATGATGCCTATCGGCAGGCCATCGATACGGGCCAGCCCGCACACGGTCGCTTCGCCGTAACGCTCGCCGAAGGCCTGAAATTCGGAATCGTCGACCAGACGGGCGATGACTTCACGCATGTCCACCGGCGTCTTGTCGTCCACCGGCATGATGCCCAGCAGGTCTTCCGCGTCGTAGCGCGGGGGGCGTGGGGCGGCGCCTGATGCCGCGGGTGTCGGCACGTCACGGTTCCAGTCCAGCGACGCGACGATCTCGCGCGCTATCCGTATGGCGTCATGGTCATCGCGCGCCAGGTAGTCGCCCAGACCCGAGACCGAGCAATGCATGGCCGCGCCGCCCAGTTCTTCGTCGGTGGCGGTCTCGCCCGTCGCCGCCTTGAGCAAGGCCGGCCCGGCCAGATAGGCTCGCGAGCGCCCTTCCACCAGGATGATGTAATCCGACAGGCCGGTCTGGTAGGCGCCGCCTGCGGTGGACGGGCCGTGCGTGATGGTGATGACGGGGATGCCGGCGGCGGACAGGCGCGCGAGGTTGCGGTACTTCTCGCCGCCGCGCACGAAATTCTCGACGTTGTAGTTCGTCAGGTTGCCGCCGGCGCTTTCGATCAGTTGCACGTAGGGCAGACGGTTTTTCAGTGCGATTTCCTGCATGCGCAGCATCTTTTCCAGGCTCTTGGGCTGGAAAGCGCCAGCTTCGATGCCGGAGTCGGATGCGCAGATCATGCAGGACACGCCGTGGATTTCGCCGATACCGGCGATCAGTCCGCCGCCCGCGATAAGGCGCCCCTGGGCGTCGGCGGCTTTCATGCCGTAGCCGGCCAAGGTGGCCAGTTCAAGGAAGGCACCGTCACGGTCGAGCAGCAGTCCCACCCGGTCCGCCGGCAGCAGCTGGCCGCGCGCCTCGAAACGTGGCTTGGCGGCCGACGACTTGTCACGGGTGTCTGCCTCGGCGCGGCGGACACGTTGCAGGAGCGTGAGCATGCTCTCGCGGTTGCGACGGAAAGGCCCCGCCGTCACCGCGAGACGCGATTCAAGAATGGTCATGTAAAACCTTGGCTGACGGAATTAACCGTCTTGACTTGGCGTTGTCTCGTAGGTTTCGTTTGCCGAAACCACTTTTGTCTTAGTGCCGAAAGTCTATTTGAAGGCTCGCGTGACTCGCAATACCTTCGCCAAGCGTTGTTTCATCCAACGAAACCGGAGCACCACACCCCCTTGAGCGCGCTCAGGGCGGCTAACCCGCCACGCGGGCCTTGCCGGTGCGCCAGTAGTGCAGAATGAACTGCAGCAGCGCGAATATCACCGTGGGGAGCATGTACAGCCCTAGCTCGATGACGCCGTAGAAGTACTCGCGGTCATAGGCCTGGGACACGAAGAAGCACAGGACTTCCCACGCTACGGCGAAGAGGATCAGGACGATGGATAGCGCGGTGAAGAACGCTCTGACGCCGGTCGATCCAAGCGCATTCTTGCCGCGCGAGAACTCGGCGGCGATGCCGATGACCAGCAGAATGGGATAGACGAACCACGTCGCTCGTATGCCCACCGCAGTAGTGTCCAGAAAACCCTCGAGCAATGCCCGCGTATCCAAATCGTTCTCCTTGATGTGCGACGCGTCAGGTTACCGCTTCTTCGCGCGCATCAGCGTTGAACGGATCCAGTTTATGGTCAGGCGCCTGCTGCTCGGCAATCATGGAATTGCTGTTCAACGGCGGCGGCGGGGTCTTGGTCTCGCCACTGCCCCACTCCAGCGGCATTTCCACGAAAAAGCCTTTGACGTGCGCACGCAGGTATCCAACGGCCTTGCCGATGTCGTGCGCCTGGCCATTCATGTAAGCCGCCTGCAAAGGCGGCGCCTTGGTGAAATCGTGCTTGTCCGTGGGCTCGTCCACCATCCTGCGGCTGGGAACCGGCGTACCGACACTGCTGGTCATCACGGGCAAATTGGGATCGACCCGGCTGACTTTACGCATGATGGGCGGATACTGTTTGCGCCCCTGCAGCAAGTCCGTAAAGCTGTCACGCGGCGTATGCTTGAACACCGCGCTATAGGCTTCCCGGTTCGCATGTGCCCGCGCCTGGATGGCCTTGATGGTGGCAGTGGCCAGCGGCTTGCCGATGTCCACGCCACTGGGCGGGCCACCTTCCTTCTGCACGCCCGTGGTCCCGGCCTCCACCAGCAGGCCAAAATGCTTGCGCCAGATATGCATGCGCAAATCACGCGCGAACTTGCGCGTGACAGTGCGTACGCCCTCACCCACGTCGGTCATCCCGGCTTCGGCATCGTCCACGACCACGGCGGCCAGCTCGGTATCGCCGTTGCCATTCAAACTGCGATCGTTGATGTTCGCGCTGCCAATGATGGCCACCGCGTCATCCACGATGGTCAGTTTGCTGTGAACGTAGATCATCTCGGTCAGCACATTGCTGCGCGTGCTGCCGTAGTTGCGCAAGTTCAATACGGTCAGGTACTTCTTCCACTCGTCCGCCATTCCCCAGCCCGCCAGCGCGGTGCGGACGGCGCTGTTGGTGGGCGCGCGGTCGGTGATCTTGCGCTTGCTGATCTCCTTGGCATAGATCGTGGAGTTGATCCGGTTGATCAGGCTGTTGCGCGCCCGCTTGACCCCTTGCAAGGCCCACCAGGCCTGCGCGGCCACGGCCTTGTCTTCCAGCATGCCCTCGGCATGCTCCGGCAAGACCAGATAAATATGAAACGGCCGGCCCGCATAGATGGCCCGTCCCACCGCATTGGCCAGTTCGGCGATGATGGGATTGGTCGACGGCGGCGCCGTACCCAGTTGATCGACGCCGCAGTCCGACATGAAAAACTGGTTCTCGATGTAGATGAAGGCCTGCGCGGACCGGATGCTGTTGACCATGGCATCCTTGATGCTGGTCTGGTGATACAGCGACCAGGCCGACCGCGCATTCTGGACGACCTTGCGCCGCTTGGCATTGGGCGTCTTCCAGTCATCATTGACGTAGCGATGGTTGTCATCCCACAGGGCCAGCTCGTCGCGCAGCTGCGTCGCCGAAGCCGAACGGCAGATCTGCACCGTGGCCGAGCCGCTGCCCTTCTGCAGGGGATCGATCAGATATTGCGGCCCCCGCGCACGGTCGAACCAGCCGGCATCCATCGAGCTGTCGAAGCTGTTGGTGCCACTCCCCGCGAAGCTGTTCCAGCGCAGGACGAAGTTCACGAAGACGTCGAACGCGGCCGGCCCCTTGACGCGCAAAGCCACGTCCTCCCAGGGTTCGCGGGGTTGCGTCTGCGGATTCAGCACGGTCTTTCCCAGCGGGCCGCGAAAGCCGGGCCGCCCGCCGCGCGCCTGCGTCAAGGCGGTCTCGTTGGCGCTGAGCGCGCGTGACGTCGGCAACTGCATGTTGTAGGCAT is a window of Bordetella sp. N DNA encoding:
- a CDS encoding CaiB/BaiF CoA-transferase family protein, with translation MPVSSPFGALRGVRIIDASRVLAGPYCGQLLADHGADVIKVEPPGGDDTRRWGPPFTEDAASYYTGVNRNKRGITLDLTQSDARERLLALLEDADVFIENFKAGTLEKWGLGYEEVLARRFPRLVHCRITGFGTDGPLGALPGYDAVIQGMAGLMSINGTPASGPTRIGIPLVDISTGTQAALGIAMALNERHTSQRGQLVEVALYDVALSLLHPPAANWLLSGVPQPLLGNGHPNIVPYDKFQTATADVFIGVGNDGQFRKFAAALGRADLAENERYTTNPQRVRNRQELTLILQQELALLDGVALCDRLARAGVPAGPINDVGQALSHAHTQHRQMVVELDGYRGTGLPVKLSRTPGRPSRRPPRLGEHNEEILGSDGSPEPAATSGRTVAAGDKQ
- a CDS encoding acetyl-CoA carboxylase biotin carboxylase subunit, whose translation is MTEHSPIQKVLVANRGEIALRIMRTARCLGIATVAVYSRADKDAAHVQAADQSVCIGEPAPAASYLNIPAIIDAARRCGADAIHPGYGFLAENATFAAACTDAGLIFIGPSPKAILDMGDKANAKRLMRAAGVPCVPGYEGEDQSAAALRTQADRIGYPVMIKATAGGGGRGMRIVFERQDFAEALHAAQSEAQSAFGSAAVIIEKAVQQPRHIEIQVLADRYGHAIHLGERDCSIQRRHQKVIEEAPGFGISAETRQSMGQAAVAAAKAIGYEGVGTLEFLLDDSGAFYFMEMNTRLQVEHPVTEAITGLDLVALQFNIAMGQPLALRQEDIRLQGHAIEVRLCAEDGERDFMPQSGSVALWRAPADIRVETGIRTGAEISPYYDSMFAKLVVHAEDRDAAIRRMRAALRETVALGVRTNLEFLGRCLAHPAYVTGGADTGFIARHYADLTAADPARLRQDMAVAAALLSKGGGATGRGSSRPVVTRRLPALLALRERDDAAAVDIRVLREGNTWKVTLGAAEAPADRATAAVDEIHEVTILEATSGNVTYTLNGVSARAAFVRDGDVLHLHRDGVSRRFEDVSLQARSGGADDAASGELRAATSSRVIEVRTLEGERVARGDVVAITEAMKMQTQHIAPFDGVVQRVLVSAGDQANARSLLVVLDRLPQSEQAPA
- a CDS encoding acyl-CoA carboxylase subunit beta encodes the protein MTILESRLAVTAGPFRRNRESMLTLLQRVRRAEADTRDKSSAAKPRFEARGQLLPADRVGLLLDRDGAFLELATLAGYGMKAADAQGRLIAGGGLIAGIGEIHGVSCMICASDSGIEAGAFQPKSLEKMLRMQEIALKNRLPYVQLIESAGGNLTNYNVENFVRGGEKYRNLARLSAAGIPVITITHGPSTAGGAYQTGLSDYIILVEGRSRAYLAGPALLKAATGETATDEELGGAAMHCSVSGLGDYLARDDHDAIRIAREIVASLDWNRDVPTPAASGAAPRPPRYDAEDLLGIMPVDDKTPVDMREVIARLVDDSEFQAFGERYGEATVCGLARIDGLPIGIITNNGPIDPDGAAKATHFIQVCCQSRTPLLYLNNTTGFMVGRAFEEAGSIKHGSKMIQAITNATVPQITLFCGASFGAGHYAMCGRAFDPRFCFSWPNARCAIMGGEQAALTMTTVARSKLEREGKPVDEERMASLRDSIVANFQSQMDVFATSARLLDDGVIDPRDTRAVLAWTLRLCRDAERREVQPMQFSVARP
- a CDS encoding phospholipase D-like domain-containing protein, which codes for MADNDIDKYTAQIVPDTMTTVSGQYFDLNQPFAMPRYGNECTHYITGRDYMKAVADAIRGAKSFIMLADWQMDYDVELDNRGAAGHPGRLSELLGDAIGRGVHVRILLYDSIRYALDTHDDTTQEMLLNLPKGPGSIKVMLQNPNTGRVTSNQNFSHHQKFVVVDGQMAFLGGIDLAYGRWETPSFDVIIDPAVHVINDAYNMQLPTSRALSANETALTQARGGRPGFRGPLGKTVLNPQTQPREPWEDVALRVKGPAAFDVFVNFVLRWNSFAGSGTNSFDSSMDAGWFDRARGPQYLIDPLQKGSGSATVQICRSASATQLRDELALWDDNHRYVNDDWKTPNAKRRKVVQNARSAWSLYHQTSIKDAMVNSIRSAQAFIYIENQFFMSDCGVDQLGTAPPSTNPIIAELANAVGRAIYAGRPFHIYLVLPEHAEGMLEDKAVAAQAWWALQGVKRARNSLINRINSTIYAKEISKRKITDRAPTNSAVRTALAGWGMADEWKKYLTVLNLRNYGSTRSNVLTEMIYVHSKLTIVDDAVAIIGSANINDRSLNGNGDTELAAVVVDDAEAGMTDVGEGVRTVTRKFARDLRMHIWRKHFGLLVEAGTTGVQKEGGPPSGVDIGKPLATATIKAIQARAHANREAYSAVFKHTPRDSFTDLLQGRKQYPPIMRKVSRVDPNLPVMTSSVGTPVPSRRMVDEPTDKHDFTKAPPLQAAYMNGQAHDIGKAVGYLRAHVKGFFVEMPLEWGSGETKTPPPPLNSNSMIAEQQAPDHKLDPFNADAREEAVT